Proteins from a single region of Sesamum indicum cultivar Zhongzhi No. 13 linkage group LG5, S_indicum_v1.0, whole genome shotgun sequence:
- the LOC105162893 gene encoding protein TSS, with the protein MAPKTGKTKPHKAKGEKKKKEEKVLPTVIEITVEIPQDSQVTLKGISTDRILDVRKLLAVHVETCHFTNYSLSHEVRGPRLKDSVEIVSLKPYHLTIIQEEYTEGQAVAHIRRLLDIVACTTSFGGSSSTPKNGRTGAKDSGPKEPGSTASPTDSECAASDSSPKPKAADKKAGGNNGGVPKLKPAKAEVPASPTGASGTDTADKGDAAAAMMCPPPRLGQFYDFFSFSHLTPPIQYIRRSNRPYLEDKTDEDFFQIDVRICSGKPTTIVASRKGFYPAGKRILLSHSLVCLLQQISRAFDSAYKGLMKAFIEHNKFGNLPYGFRANTWLVPPVVAENPSTFPPLPVEDESWGGNGGGQGREEKHDCRPWAKEFSILAAMPCKTAEERQIRDRKAFLLHSLFVDVSVFKAVGAIKHLVENNQKYTNNSDSSILHEERVGDLLISVTKDMPDASTKLDSKNDGCKVLGISEEQLTERNLLKGITADESATVHDTSTLGVVVVRHCGYSAIVKVSAEVDSGGTPIPQDIDIEDHPDGGANALNVNSLRMLLHKSTTPQSSSPVQRILNVDVEESNTSRLLVRQVLGESLLRLQEEESKPTKSIRWELGACWVQHLQNQASGKNESKKNEEAKVEPAVKGLGKNGGLLKEFKKKPDDRSSKSDSNKEQSGDDSSDVNKKEDGKQDEEKEIMWRKLLPEVAYLRLKESETGLHLKSPEELIEMAHKYYADTALPKLVADFGSLELSPVDGRTLTDFMHTRGLQMRSLGRVVELADKLPHVQSLCIHEMVVRAYKHILQAVVAAVDDIANMASSIASCLNLLLGTPPTEKGEADESHDDELKWKWIEKFLSKRFGWQWKDEFRRDLRKFAILRGLCHKVGLELVPRDYDMDSPLPFKKSDVISMVPVYKHVACSSADGRTLLESSKTSLDKGKLEDAVTYGTKALSKLVSVCGPYHRMTAGAYSLLAVVLYHTGDFNQATIYQQKALDINERELGLDHPDTMKSYGDLAVFYYRLQHTELALKYVNRALYLLHLTCGPSHPNTAATYINVAMMEEGLGNAHVALRYLHEALKCNQRLLGADHIQTAASYHAIAIALSLMEAYSLSVQHEQTTLQILQAKLGPDDLRTQDAAAWLEYFESKALEQQEAARNGTPKPDASISSKGHLSVSDLLDYITPDAEIKARDAQKKQARAKLKGKMGPNWETETDGYHKDEVLSVNEPVAENSSDKENRSGLENKSESNFLDSTKDTDLFLVDKAVLDEKNDFVNDDISEEGWQEAFPKGRAQTNRKPSGSRRPTLAKLNTNFPNSSHPSKYRGKPGNFTSPRTNSNENPASSGPAPHAPKKIVKGSKPNSPVPASGKERSGPASPASNEVAKASLVSSVSVQAAGKLFSYKEVALAPPGTIVKAVAEQLPKESSAEENLHLRKETIGSDATLSPTLNNSEADQTQNRLEEENPVDRSNEIKCDIKETHKVTNGLDENSPEFVKVTGYDTVIESVEGDSRNESISGLEDSDSPHGSDSINSKNEVVEMQYAVTSTDLTPPADTAEKTAQFLEQDGPSLKEKVTAGNAHLSNSSEDVGSLPNEAEKQDNGSGSVSPNEAEKKGETETGKEQSKKLSAAAPPFNPTTFPIFGSVPVPGYKEHGGLLPPPVNIAPMLAVNHARRSPHQSATARVPYGPRLSGGYNRSGNRLSRNKPAFHNGEHNGDQSHLSPPRIMNPHATEFVPGQPWVSNGYSVAPNGYMGPPNGITLSLDGYPISPNGFQQSVTTMPDTLGGFPVDSIESPSVVNVEVADEDGKEVVEGSVEEASTNLTANTSQASETIQQESGDTEQTNSDQLEDNVKLHCEHGEKSMDTAPAFPDGGNLDIEEKTTKHWGDYSDGEAEVVEVTS; encoded by the exons ATGGCTCCCAAAACGGGAAAGACTAAACCCCATAAAGCCAAAGgcgagaagaagaagaaagaagagaaag TTCTACCTACGGTAATCGAAATAACAGTAGAAATTCCCCAAGACTCACAAGTGACGCTCAAG gGAATATCAACGGACAGGATCTTGGATGTGAGGAAACTTTTGGCTGTCCACGTTGAGACTTGCCACTTCACCAACTACTCTTTGTCTCATGAg GTTCGGGGGCCAAGGTTGAAAGACTCGGTGGAGATCGTTTCTCTCAAGCCCTACCATCTCACAATTATTCAAG AGGAGTACACGGAAGGGCAAGCTGTGGCTCACATTAGACGGCTCTTAGACATAGTCGCGTGCACCACGTCATTTGGCGGTTCATCTTCAACTCCCAAAAATGGGCGGACCGGGGCCAAGGACTCTGGCCCGAAAGAACCCGGTTCAACTGCATCGCCCACCGATTCGGAGTGTGCGGCTTCGGATTCCTCACCGAAGCCCAAAGCGGCCGACAAAAAGGCCGGCGGAAACAATGGCGGAGTTCCGAAGCTCAAGCCAGCGAAAGCGGAGGTTCCCGCATCCCCTACCGGCGCTTCCGGAACAGACACGGCGGATAAAGGGGACGCTGCTGCGGCGATGATGTGCCCGCCGCCGAGGCTCGGGCAGTTCTACGATTTCTTCTCATTCTCCCACCTTACTCCTCCAATTCAAT ATATCAGGAGATCAAACCGACCGTACCTTGAGGATAAAACAGATGAAGATTTTTTCCAAATTGAT GTACGGATTTGCAGTGGGAAGCCAACTACAATTGTTGCATCTCGGAAAGGTTTTTATCCTGCCGGAAAGCGGATTCTTTTAAGTCACTCCTTGGTTTGCCTATTGCAGCAGATAAGCCGAGCCTTTGATTCT GCATACAAGGGTCTCATGAAAGCTTTCATCGAGCACAATAAA TTTGGGAATCTTCCATATGGTTTCCGAGCGAACACCTGGCTAGTGCCACCTGTCGTTGCTGAGAACCCATCCACCTTCCCTCCACTTCCTGTGGAAGATGAAAGCTGGGGAGGAAATGGAGGCGGACAAGGAAGAGAGGAAAAGCATGACTGCAGGCCGTGGGCAAAGGAGTTCTCGATTTTGGCAGCAATGCCATGTAAAACAGCAGAAGAGAGGCAGATACGAGATAGAAAAGCTTTTCTCCTTCACAGTCTATTTGTCGACGTTTCAGTCTTTAAAGCAGTTGGTGCAATAAAGCATCTTGTAGAAAACAATCAGAAGTATACCAATAATTCTGATTCATCAATTTTACATGAAGAAAGAGTCGGAGATCTACTTATTAGCGTGACAAAAGATATGCCAGATGCAAGCACAAAGTTGGATAGCAAAAATGACGGCTGCAAGGTTCTTGGAATTTCAGAGGAGCAGCTGACTGAGAGAAATTTGCTGAAAGGCATAACGGCAGATGAGAGTGCTACTGTCCAT GATACTTCTACTTTAGGTGTTGTGGTTGTTAGACACTGCGGTTATTCGGCCATTGTGAAAGTTTCAGCTGAGGTGGATTCGGGTGGTACTCCAATCCCTCAGGACATTGACATTGAAGACCATCCCGATGGAGGAGCAAACGCTTTGAATGTGAATAG CTTGCGCATGCTGTTGCACAAGTCAACTACACCCCAATCATCTAGCCCGGTACAGAGAATCCTTAATGTGGATGTTGAAGAGTCAAATACCAGTAGGCTTTTGGTAAGGCAGGTGCTGGGTGAAAGCCTACTGAGGCTTCAGGAAGAAGAATCTAAACCAACAAAGTCCATTAGGTGGGAGCTAGGTGCCTGTTGGGTGCAACATCTGCAAAATCAGGCTTCCGGGAAAAATGAGTCCAAGAAGAATGAAGAAGCGAAAGTTGAGCCAGCTGTGAAGGGTCTTGGAAAGAATGGCGGACTTTTAAAGGAATTCAAAAAGAAGCCTGATGATCGAAGTAGTAAAAGTGATTCGAACAAGGAACAGTCTGGTGATGATAGTTCTGATGTAAACAAGAAGGAAGATGGGAAACAAGACgaggaaaaggaaataatGTGGAGAAAGTTGCTTCCTGAAGTAGCATATCTGCGCCTAAAAGAATCTGAAACTGGTCTTCACCTTAAG TCTCCTGAAGAGTTGATTGAGATGGCACACAAATACTATGCTGATACTGCCCTTCCAAAACTG GTTGCTGATTTTGGCTCGCTTGAACTTTCCCCAGTTGATGGAAGGACTCTGACTGATTTCATGCACACCAGGGGATTGCAAATGCGTTCCTTGGGTCGTGTG GTTGAACTTGCGGACAAGCTCCCTCACGTTCAGTCCCTCTGTATCCACGAGATGGTTGTTCGAGCATACAAGCACATTTTGCAGGCTGTTGTTGCTGCAGTGGATGATATTGCTAATATGGCGTCATCAATTGCCTCCTGTTTGAATCTGTTGCTAGGGACACCACCTACTGAAAAAGGTGAGGCAGATGAGAGTCATGACGATGAATTAAAATGGAAGTGGATTGAGAAATTCCTGTCCAAGAGGTTTGGTTGGCAGTGGAAGGATGAATTTCGCCGTGATCTCAGAAAGTTTGCCATTCTTCGCGGGCTTTGCCACAAA GTGGGTCTTGAACTCGTGCCCAGGGACTATGATATGGATTCCCCCTTGCCCTTTAAGAAGTCAGATGTAATCAGCATGGTCCCAGTTTATAAG CACGTTGCTTGCTCATCAGCGGATGGACGCACTCTTTTGGAATCGTCTAAAACCTCCTTGGATAAAGGCAAATTGGAGGATGCTGTTACTTATGGAACAAAG GCACTTTCAAAGCTGGTTTCAGTGTGTGGTCCTTATCATCGAATGACAGCAGGGGCATATAGTCTGTTGGCTGTGGTGCTCTACCATACTGGGGACTTTAATCAG GCAACTATATACCAGCAAAAAGCATTAGACATCAATGAGAGAGAACTCGGACTTGATCACCCAGACACAATGAAAAGCTATGGAGATTTAGCAGTCTTCTACTATCGGCTGCAGCACACAGAGCTGGCCTTAAA gTATGTGAACCGTGCACTGTATCTCTTGCATCTAACATGCGGACCTTCTCATCCAAATACTGCCGCCACTTATATTAACGTAGCTATGATGGAAGAAGGTCTGGGGAATGCCCATGTTGCTCTTAGGTACCTCCATGAGGCTCTTAAGTGTAACCAAAGACTTCTTGGAGCTGATCATATACAA ACTGCTGCAAGCTACCATGCTATAGCAATTGCTCTGTCATTGATGGAAGCATATTCCCTTAGTGTTCAGCACGAACAAACCACTCTTCAGATACTGCAAGCTAAACTGGGACCAGATGATCTGCGCACACAG GATGCGGCTGCATGGCTTGAATATTTTGAGTCCAAAGCTCTGGAGCAGCAAGAAGCTGCACGCAATGGCACCCCAAAaccagatgcctccatctctagCAAAGGCCATCTGAG TGTATCCGATCTGTTGGACTATATAACTCCTGATGCAGAGATAAAAGCAAGAGATGCTCAAAAGAAACAAGCTCGTGCAAAG CTTAAAGGAAAAATGGGTCCTAATTGGGAGACGGAGACAGACGGATATCATAAGGATGAGGTCCTATCCGTCAATGAACCTGTTGCAGAGAACTCCAGTGATAAAGAGAATAGATCTGGACTGGAGAATAAATCTGAGTCCAACTTTCTGGACTCCACTAAAGATACTGATCTATTTTTAGTAGACAAGGCAGTGTTGGATGAAAAGAACGACTTTGTGAATGATGATATCTCTGAAGAAGGATGGCAAGAAGCTTTTCCAAAAGGACGTGCACAAACGAACCGTAAGCCCTCAGGTTCGAGGAGACCAACTCTTGCAAAATTGAACACCAACTTCCCGAATTCATCCCATCCATCAAAGTATCGAGGTAAACCTGGTAATTTCACCTCTCCAAGAACAAATTCGAATGAGAATCCAGCTTCCTCAGGACCAGCTCCTCATGCTCCCAAGAAGATTGTAAAGGGTTCCAAGCCAAATTCTCCTGTTCCAGCTAGTGGGAAAGAGAGATCGGGACCAGCTAGCCCAGCTTCTAATGAAGTCGCTAAAGCTTCTCTTGTTAGTTCAGTGAGTGTTCAGGCAGCTGGAAAACTTTTCTCGTACAAGGAGGTTGCTCTGGCTCCACCTGGTACCATTGTTAAGGCTGTGGCAGAGCAGTTGCCTAAAGAGAGTTCTGCTGAGGAAAATCTCCATTTACGCAAGGAGACAATTGGCTCAGATGCAACACTATCACCAACATTGAATAATAGTGAGGCAGATCAAACTCAAAATAGGTTGGAGGAAGAAAATCCTGTTGATCGTAGTAATGAgatcaaatgtgatattaagGAAACACACAAAGTTACAAATGGATTGGATGAAAATTCACCAGAATTTGTGAAAGTTACTGGATATGATACTGTTATCGAATCCGTGGAAGGTGACAGTAGAAATGAATCAATTTCAGGGCTCGAGGATTCTGATTCTCCACATGGTTCAGATTCTATCAATTCTAAAAATGAAGTAGTGGAAATGCAATATGCAGTTACTTCGACAGATCTCACACCTCCAGCCGATACGGCAGAGAAAACTGCTCAATTCCTGGAGCAAGATGGTCCTAGTTTGAAGGAAAAGGTGACAGCGGGGAATGCACATTTATCTAACAGCAGTGAAGATGTTGGTTCACTGCCAAATGAGGCAGAGAAACAAGATAATGGAAGCGGCTCTGTTTCACCAAATGAGGCAGAAAAGAAAGGTGAGACTGAGACCGGAAAGGAACAAAGCAAGAAACTCTCTGCGGCTGCACCTCCATTTAATCCAACCACGTTTCCAATATTTGGCTCCGTTCCTGTGCCTGGCTATAAGGAGCATGGAGGATTACTGCCACCACCAGTGAATATTGCACCAATGCTTGCAGTTAATCATGCTCGTAGATCTCCACATCAGTCTGCTACTGCTAGAGTTCCATATGGACCGCGTCTCTCTGGTGGTTATAATAGATCTGGAAATCGGCTTTCACGAAATAAGCCTGCTTTCCACAATGGTGAACATAATGGGGATCAGAGTCACCTCAGCCCTCCAAGAATAATGAACCCACATGCCACCGAGTTTGTACCTGGCCAGCCATGGGTTTCCAATGGCTATTCAGTTGCTCCAAATGGTTATATGGGTCCACCAAATGGTATTACTCTCTCCTTGGATGGATATCCTATTTCACCAAATGGCTTCCAACAGTCTGTGACTACTATGCCGGACACTCTAGGTGGATTTCCAGTGGATTCAATTGAGTCTCCTTCGGTTGTGAATGTTGAAGTTGCCGATGAAGATGGAAAAGAAGTTGTAGAAGGGAGTGTGGAAGAAGCATCTACCAACCTGACAGCTAATACCTCACAAGCATCGGAAACCATCCAGCAAGAATCTGGCGATACAGAACAAACCAATTCTGATCAGTTGGAAGACAATGTGAAATTACATTGTGAACATGGAGAAAAGTCTATGGATACAGCACCAGCATTTCCTGATGGTGGCAACCTGGACATTGAAGAAAAGACAACCAAGCATTGGGGAGATTACAGTGATGGTGAAGCTGAGGTTGTTGAGGTAACCAGTTAA
- the LOC105162892 gene encoding heptahelical transmembrane protein 2-like: protein MKRRTAKRTARARAAANGGVDNMKKGGRLVKYEALPEYLKDNEFITDYYRCEWPLKDIVLSIFSVHNETLNIWTHLVGFLIFLWLMVMSLTDKMKPENVIAALSGEGSDGWLKTKMMNQSNDSNAIFSESYATLFAKSTIFGAKEDTNSVPLWPWIVFLVGAMGCLIFSSVSHLFACHSRRFYYFFWRLDYTGISLMIVCSFFAPIYYTFSDHPEWRFFYLSSITLVGILVVLTLLSPALSSGRFRSFRATLFLCMGFSGVIPAAHAVVLHWGHRQILWSLVYEIVMGLLYGVGAVFYMTRIPERWKPGAFDIVGHSHQIFHVFVVAAALSHSAATMIIMEWRRGLQA, encoded by the exons ATGAAGAGACGAACAGCGAAAAGAACAGCCAGGGCGAGGGCGGCGGCGAACGGCGGCGTTGATAATATGAAGAAGGGGGGGAGGCTGGTGAAGTACGAGGCGTTGCCGGAGTACTTGAAGGATAACGAGTTTATAACGGATTATTACAGATGTGAATGGCCATTGAAGGATATTGTTCTCAGCATTTTCTCCGTGCACAACGAGACTCTCAATATTTGGAC GCATTTGGTtggatttttgatatttttgtggTTGATGGTGATGAGCTTGACGGACAAGATGAAGCCGGAGAACGTGATCGCCGCTTTATCCGG AGAGGGAAGTGACGGATGGCTGAAGACCAAAATGATGAACCAATCCAACGACTCCAACGCTATTTTTTCG GAATCTTATGCAACACTTTTCGCAAAATCAACAATCTTTGGTGCGAAGGAAGACACTAATTCAGTCCCGTTATGGCCCTGGATCGTTTTCTTGGTCGGCGCCATGGGCTGCTTGATATTTAGTTCAGTATCCCACCTCTTTGCCTGCCACTCCCGGCGTTTCTACTACTTCTTTTGGCGCCTGGACTATACCGGGATCTCCCTCATGATAGTGTGCTCTTTCTTTGCACCAATATACTATACCTTCTCAGACCACCCCGAGTGGCGCTTTTTTTACCTCTCCTCAATCACTCTTGTAGGCATTCTAGTAGTTCTAACCCTGCTCTCCCCAGCTCTATCCAGTGGACGTTTCAGGTCTTTCCGTGCAACCCTCTTTCTCTGCATGGGATTCTCAGGGGTAATTCCAGCAGCTCATGCAGTAGTTCTCCACTGGGGTCATCGCCAAATACTGTGGTCACTTGTATATGAGATAGTAATGGGGCTTTTATATGGTGTTGGGGCAGTGTTTTACATGACTAGGATCCCCGAGAGATGGAAACCTGGTGCATTTGATATTGTAGGCCACAGCCATCAGATTTTCCATGTTTTCGTTGTTGCAGCAGCCTTGTCCCACAGTGCAGCCACCATGATTATCATGGAATGGAGACGAGGTTTACAAGCGTAA